A genomic window from Deltaproteobacteria bacterium includes:
- a CDS encoding S24 family peptidase, with protein sequence MRLRLKDLLRQNDVSLTAASRAIGRNQTYLQQYVDRGTPAVLGYRDSKTLAEMLGCDPLELRHETVPKRRPMPPRRPRPPAGLPGEPVAAIPEITVEVSAGAGARAEEFVSETARWHWPENMIRYEGGAAPENLRILRVRGNSMEPKLHEGDRIVVDISRRLPATGELFVLWEGNGLVVKHIEAVHGGELDEADPPHLRLISANADYCCRAQDVHILGTVLWLVTRA encoded by the coding sequence GTGAGGCTCAGGCTGAAGGATCTGCTCCGGCAAAACGACGTCTCCCTCACCGCCGCATCGCGGGCCATCGGCCGCAACCAGACCTATCTGCAGCAGTATGTCGACCGTGGCACGCCCGCCGTGCTCGGCTATCGGGACAGTAAGACCCTGGCCGAGATGCTTGGATGCGATCCCTTGGAACTTCGCCACGAGACCGTGCCCAAGCGCAGGCCCATGCCGCCGAGACGCCCCCGGCCGCCGGCCGGGCTTCCCGGAGAGCCGGTTGCGGCCATCCCGGAGATCACGGTGGAGGTTTCGGCCGGGGCCGGGGCGCGCGCCGAAGAGTTCGTCTCCGAGACGGCCCGCTGGCACTGGCCGGAGAACATGATCCGCTACGAAGGCGGCGCCGCGCCCGAGAATCTCCGCATCCTCAGGGTTAGGGGCAACTCGATGGAGCCGAAGTTGCACGAGGGGGACCGGATCGTGGTCGACATCTCGCGCCGGCTTCCGGCCACGGGCGAGCTATTCGTGCTCTGGGAGGGCAACGGGCTCGTGGTGAAGCACATCGAAGCCGTGCATGGTGGCGAACTGGACGAGGCCGACCCGCCCCATCTCAGGCTGATTTCTGCCAACGCGGACTACTGCTGCCGTGCCCAGGATGTCCACATCCTCGGCACGGTGTTGTGGTTGGTAACGCGCGCGTGA
- a CDS encoding helix-turn-helix domain-containing protein codes for MKENGRNYLNTREAAAWLNLSPRTLDRYRVSGDGPVFHRFGGRVRYQVADLETWASARRRVSTSDDGTALRRAAQ; via the coding sequence ATGAAAGAGAACGGCAGGAACTATCTCAACACCCGGGAGGCGGCTGCATGGCTGAATCTCTCGCCCAGGACGCTGGACCGCTACCGCGTGAGCGGCGACGGGCCGGTGTTCCACCGGTTCGGGGGCCGGGTGCGCTATCAGGTCGCCGACCTGGAGACATGGGCCTCGGCGCGGCGGCGGGTATCGACGTCGGACGACGGAACGGCTTTGCGGAGGGCGGCGCAATGA